In the genome of Moorena sp. SIOASIH, the window ATCTTCTCCGTTGAGAGTGTCATTGCCTGTACTACCGATGAAGAGGTTATAACCAGTTCCCCCAGACAGAAAATCATCACCATTCCCGCCATCAAGGGTATCCTGACCGGAACTACCAAATAGAAAGTCTTGACCATTGCCACCAGATAAAAAATCGTTACCAGACCCACCGACAACAACATCATTTCCATCTTCCCCAAACAGAAAGTCATTGCCACCGAGACCAAGAATAATGTCATTGCCCCCGCGACCTAAAATAATATCGCTATAGTTAGTGCCGGGCAGAACGTCAGCACCGGGAGTACCGAGAATAACGTTGAACGGTCTTGGAAATGGCAAGAAACGTTTCGACAATTCATCTGAATCTGACTGGGGAACTACCGTTAGGATATCCTCTGAGATAATCTGAGTAGTGGTAGTTGGAGTTTTACTGCTCTCGCCCTCAGGAATCAGGAGTGATGGGGAAACTTCCTTTAGTTCTTCTAGTTCTGTTACCGAAATATCTTCGAGGTATTCCATTAGATTTATTAATTATAAATTGATTAATTTGTGTCAAAAAAAAATCTACAACCTTTCCCGACAGGATAATAATTTTCCTAGGTTAATTAGGACTATTTTTTTTATGTATCTTTAGTTTCTATCAAAACCAAATCCCAACTGGGTTTGTTGCCAGGTTGGCAAATTGTGACTAATGGTTGTAAGCATTCAGCAGTCAGCAGTCAGCCGTGAGCCTTGGCCTTTTGGCCAAGGCTTTGGCTGATAGCTGATAGCTGTTCGCACCTCAAGCAGCGTGGCCATTCGCGTAGCGTGGCCAACGGCCAAGGCCAAGGGTGCGCGTAGCGCATTAGCTGAATGCTTACTAATGGTTTTTGTCCTATAGCAGTTCTCAAGGTAGTTTCGTCTTGGGTTAATGGGAGTAGGGAGTAAAGAGTCGGGAGTCGGGAGTGGCCGATGGGAAAATTGAATCTACCTGATAAGTATGATCAGCGCTATACTAATTCTGGAAATTACCGCTACACATGGATTTCATCTAGAAAAAAAACCGTCAAACCCTTTCCCCTACCCCTGTGAGCCCCACACCACACCCCACACCCGATCACCCCACACCACACCCCACACCTGAGGTCAAAGTTAAAAACCTACCCTTATGAGCTCCCCTGCACCCGAAGCTCCCCTGTTGTCAGAACCATGGAATTTAAATGAAGACCAGCTTATGTAAGATATTCTCTAGTGAGATTAAGGGTAACCTATAACTCAGTAAACTTAATTATGTTAACTTTTAAATAGGACAGTAATGACTAATTTAGGGGACAACCTTAAAAAAAGACGAGAATCCCTAAATATCACCCAGCGGGAAATCGCTCATGAATTGGGCGTAACTGTTACCACGGTGCAAAATTGGGAAGCGGGCAGGCATATCCCCAAACTCTACCCAAATCAGCTCAAGGTATTGTGTGACCTGCTGAAAGTTACCCTAGATGAATTGGCAAAGTGGGTAACTGATTGAACTGTTGGGATCCAGCTAAAAAAAAACGCCCCATATGGGGCGTAACCGTTTCCTATTAACCTGGGACAGTGTCCTAACAGTTAATCAAAAAACTAAAACAGGAGAGGATTATCGGTGTAACCACCTTGCCATTTTATTGGCTACTTGTTACAGCGCCTGTGAACTAAACTTTTCGCAACAAAATCAGAAAAAATTTTTTGGGGCAAAATCTGTA includes:
- a CDS encoding helix-turn-helix transcriptional regulator, coding for MTNLGDNLKKRRESLNITQREIAHELGVTVTTVQNWEAGRHIPKLYPNQLKVLCDLLKVTLDELAKWVTD